In the Cytobacillus luteolus genome, AATCTAAACATCGCATCGGAAGCATTTTTGGCTGAATCCGAGGCAGACCACACCGTAGAACGCCTAGTTAGCGGGGGGTAATCACTTGATTGTTAAACGTGGCGACGTTTATTTTGCTGACCTTTCCCCTGTTGTTGGTTCGGAGCAAGGAGGCGTTCGTCCTGTGCTTGTCATCCAAAACGATATAGGGAATCGGTTTAGTCCCACAGTTATTGTCGCAGCCATTACAGCACAAATTCAAAAAGCAAAGCTACCAACTCATGTGGAAATTGATGCTGAACGTTATGGATTCGAGCGTGACTCTGTCATCCTATTAGAACAAGTTCGTACAATTGATAAGCAGCGCTTAACTGATAAAATCACTCATCTAGATGATGAAATGATGGACAGAGTGGATGAAGCCTTACAAATCAGTTTAGGACTCATCGATTTTT is a window encoding:
- the ndoA gene encoding type II toxin-antitoxin system endoribonuclease NdoA — encoded protein: MIVKRGDVYFADLSPVVGSEQGGVRPVLVIQNDIGNRFSPTVIVAAITAQIQKAKLPTHVEIDAERYGFERDSVILLEQVRTIDKQRLTDKITHLDDEMMDRVDEALQISLGLIDF